CTTTTGAGTAAGAAATGCTACATGAAATAGATGGGTTAAATATTAAGAAATAGAAACATGGAACAAAAATGTAACAGGCTCACTCTCATACCTAGCTGTGGATTCTTAggctcttaaaataaattaagagaaagcccCGAAGTTtcacagaggaaaaaatatttctcacaATGTTTTAGAGTATAAGTTAACAAGCCTGCTGGGATCCTTTTAGTCCCTGCAGAGCTAAGTCTTCAACATTATTAAATGGCTGTCGCATCTGAAGTATGGTGCAACATAACTCaataaacaacagaaaacatatgatACTGAATAGAGGGAGGCTTTTTGATTACCCTGCAGAATAATTCAATTTCAGGACAGGTGTTTGCATGTGATAGAACAAGATATGATGAAGGATGAGGCCACCTGTGTGCCCCTCCCCCAATATTTTGAAACCCATAGGGATAACAACATAACACTACATGGAAAACTATGTTAAGAATGAGCAGAAATACTTCAGCAcgagtgaaggaacaaaatgatgCATGTGCCAAATATCCAAAatttatacaaataacaaaaaatactTCCTTGAAAACAAGTTTTAGTAAAAAATGGTATTTCCTAGAGTGCTCTACTTCCCCAGCCAAGATCATCTTACATTCTAATCAGTGACTGAAAATCAcacttataaaaatgaaagatgtTACCAttattttgcattcatttttgctttttaaaaactaatctATAAATAAGAGAAAAACTAAAAGAGCAGTAGTCCTTTCTCCAATTTGTATATTTACATGGGACTTACAATAAATCTTGAACTTAGTCTAGTAatttaattagattttttttatgatgaatacatgtttatgttttatgttttacatagtgtgaaagaaaacaaatgtaagaAATGGAAGCTTATCCACTCGTGAAATTTATTGGATAGTAGGacattttgttatgctttttcaaagcaaaattaaaacGTGAATTTTTGGGCACAAATGAACTATCTATTCAGACAATCTGACCAACTGAAGTTAATCAGTAAGTTCTAAAAGCACCAACTACttcagaagaattttttaaaacacacttCATCCTATTCCTGAGGAACATTcaaatagttttatgttttacttcTGTATCCAGAAAGAATATTCTACTAGTGTTTCTAGGGTCACCCCAACCTAACAGGTTAGAGATCTTTAGTCTCTAACCtgataaactagagcaaatatggATGAACTGCTCTCCTTCTTTGCACACTCTTCAATGTTTACTCTTACAGACCATTTGATTAAATTGTTCTGTATTTATCAATCTGTAGCTCTGACTATGCAAAACTCTTAACTGTTCACGCAGGAAAACAGTTAGCTAAgactaaccaaaataagcagTAATACTTCAGTAATCAATtcattaaaaagtttaaaatgaagtaacttttatttcctgtatcactAGATacactttccatttttcttgaaGGTATCCAAATATTTTTATCCTTTAAAGCCTAAAGATTAtagttgttgttatttgttctgTTAAGCTTTTTGATTGCATTTTGTTTGATGAtgtttaaatttcaaataaactttcttataGGATAATTTACAAATGGATTTAATTGTACTTATTCCtaactgccatccaaaagactgCTTAGAATTCACATGATATTGGGATGGATGGGGTATTATTTTCATATAGGAATTGTTAAAAACACATGATTCTTTCAAAAACAGCTTTTACTACCTTGTATTAAATGTAGTGATGGAAAGAGAATCTCACCAAACTTGTATTACAGCTTCATGCTCTGGCTACAAATTTATTTTGTGACTAGTCAAAGTTGACCTTTTCTGAACTTTTTTCTTATCACTTATGAGACTCCGGATCTTTTTCCTacattattatttctatattaCATTTTAGTTTAAATATACCATCACTTTGTTTGAATTTATTGaagtttcttcttcctctttgatAGTTAAATATTTGCAttctgaagttaaaaaaatttttgcccaaaaaaaaaaattttttttacctttctatAATGGTGTGTTTCTTATTCTTGAAACTGAGAATTgaaaactcatttttaaattatgatgtAAAATGACAAACTGGTAGATGTTTCAACTTAACACATGAAACATTTGTATTTTACctaaaaaatatgttaaagtcACCAAACTTTGAACACTTATGACATGTTCAATTATTGACTGGTTTCATTATTTAACTATACAGACTGAGTTTGAGTGGCACACCTATTTTATGTATGGTCCACAAATGAATTTCTTTGGGAAGCAGGTATCCATCTTCCTGCACAAACTGTAGACAATGCTCTGTCCAGGATTTTGCGGTTGCCATTTGTGTAGTTGGAGCATTTAGAACTTAACAGCATAGATATGAAAACACTCTTCTACTCTTCTAAAACAAGTTATCATGTTTGGGGCAATATCTGGATATTCATCATACTCCTTAGGAGCTCAAACTAACTTGTGGAAAATTACTGTTGGCCTGTACCCTCAGCaggtacattttaaaaagagaaaagaaaagaaagagaatggaATTGCCCATTTTCTTTCCTGACTTCCAGTTCTCAGTCTCTTCACTATAAGGTGCCCCTTGCAAGTTGCTCCTCCAGCTCCTGGACAGCCTGGGCGGTGGCAGTGTGGAACTCACAGCCCAGAGCAAGAGTGGGGGAAGGGAAATCTCTTGAGGCGCTGCTTACTAATGTAATTCCATAAATCAGCTAATGGGAGAGAAACCAGATCTGTGTGGTCTCTAATGCTGTCCCACAGAGATCAATCATGTCACCTGAACAATGTTCAGGGACTAAGAGGCTGGGGTTGCCCATGGGACAATTGTATCCCTTGAGCCATATCAGGTTGGGCTATTTAAAAAGTTAGATCTCAGTATTACAAATGAAACTGCTGTGAATATAAAAACCAAAGGATTAACTTTGTATGAGACAACATGCTTCTATGTAACTTAATACAAAATTCATGTTTCTTGAAATATCTAGGAACTTAATATTGACCATTTAGGATACaaattttaagatatattttgTCGCACAAGGGGCCTACAGCATTTCTAATAACTACCTTGAGTAATTAGTGATGTTTTAATACAGTAATGAATAATGAATAGTGTTACAGGCAAATATACAAACataatatagaaaaatgaaatttgctTTGTCATATGGAATATTATCAAGGGAGGTGATTCTTTAAACACATTTCTAAGGCATTAAGATGCTGTTAACATGAGACTAAGCAGGAAAATGGGGCAGTTTTAAAAGGAATATAGAGGGGAAGCTTTAGAAAATGTGAGCAAGAATTCCAACACATCTATGTGAATCTGTCTTACTTCAGTTTACTCATCCTGAAAATCTGATCATGCCTCCAGCGTCTGGGATGACAGTAAGTCAAAGAGAAGAAGAGCACATGAGGTATGAAATGATAAATAAGAAGTAATGATTATGATCCAGATGTTAATGGGTGTCCATAATTAaaagtcaataaatattaactaccAAACTCCTTACATCTGAAATCCACAGGTATATCATAATGAATCTCCAACTCACAATCCTCAGCTAGAGAGTCTATCCAATCTCTAAAACATCTCTACAAATGATGATAATTTACAGGAACCAAATTACAGAGGGAAGCAAGTCAACAGGGCGACTTTCTACTGCCCCACAACCACTGTTCCCATTTGGTTCAGTCACGTAGACCCTGTCTCTCTGATATGCATCCCACTGGTTTCCTACAGCCATATTTGTGGTCACACATGAGCTTAAGGCAATTATATAGCCACTGCCTTTTTTAAATGACCTAGATAGAATCTTAacgaaaaacaaacaaacaaacaaacacaaaacttctttctttctgcAAAATATCATTCCACTAATAATCTTAGCCTTGAACCATGGTCTATTCTCTGGTAGGAAGGGGTATGTAGTTAAGGAAAACATGTTCAGAGAGTGCTAGAAAGAGAAATTTGTTTCCCCTTCCATCCACACACCACCTTCTGAAGATCAACAGAACTTCTGCacacacagattttaaaaaaagaagaaaagttgatACTATAGGATCATTTGTGATCAAAATGCTTAAAGAATTTAAACATCCCAAGTGTGTGGAAAACTatcaaaaggaagagaaaaggaaatttgtgAAGCTTGTTTACACTGATAAGTCAGCATAGAAACTTGTGCAGAAAACCTATTGGTATTCACAAAAAGCTCCTTCACAGTGGTTACTTACTAAATTCATCAGAATTGTTCAGTGGTCCTATCCACCACATGCCCTAAATTAGGGTGCAGGCAGTGCCATGGGTCTCGCTAAAGACAAGGCCTACTAGGAATACCAAATCTATAATTCTAGATACTGTAGTTCAAGATGAAAAATAAACGCCTTTGGTCAGTATCGATTGAGTATTAATAGGAAATTTCAGCATGAACTGAATTTTAATTTCCCATTGGGTCTTAGAGACTTAGAGAAGTTATGATAAACTAATTCAGAGAAGAAAATGCAAAAGCTAAGAACAAATTTTTGCCACCTAAGAAAATACATGGATCTGcgtttttataatttctattttctttgcttAAGCAGAACTGCCAAAGGAAATGTAATAAACCACCCTAGAGGAAAGTCAAACTTTCAGTAAAGACATGGGTTCTCTTATAGAGGAATAAATGCAATATTTTGATGGAACTGATCACAATCAGTAATGGTATCAATATTAATACTGGGATTTTTTTGGAATTCCAAAGTGCTATTTGCTTTAATTTATATTAATGAAACTTTTGAAAAATCTGTATCTTATTTGTGCTCAAACGTGCAACAAAGATCTTTAACTGGTTGGTCTCTTTTATTCTTTAAAGACCAGTCTAAATGGCAAAAACTCCTTCAAGTAGTGATCACAATTTTTTAAGAGAATGTGCAGGTGCCCCTCTGATGATAACTTGTAGAAGCTATCCTCACCCCACAATCCAGCCATAGAATATTCCCAAATGATAAATCCCCCACCTATGTTCTCATGGATATATGAACTTCTAGCTATCTACTCTTTAAATTTGATCAAGGGACTAAATATGATTACTTGTCCATATTTCTGTGCAAAAATATACCACCAAAATCATTTATCTgtgattttccagttttttcctttttgttttgatcAGGTTATTGTATGAAATTTCCACCAAACACACCGGTCTTTGGATTTAACATAACTAAAGCCTAATATAACAATTCCTGTAGTGATAATCTGTACAGTGTCTGCTGTAAGACcatatagaaaaaaaaggaacgaTTAGTCACTATCTGGGTATCACCAGAACTGTGTTTAGTGTATAGAACAATTCTGTGACCACAAAATGGTTACTTTGTCAAATGCACAGCCCAAAGGAAACATTTTTTGGTAACTGAGTTTCAGAAAGCATTAGTTTCTGAAACTATGTAAAGcaattcttaaataaaattacTGTCACCTTCCTGAAGTGAACTTGAATTGAATCCTTTCATACTAAGTCAGATCTTTAAAATTGCAGGTGGTGTTCATCTTTCTATACTATttctgctctctctctcaaaaaaaaaaaacccacacagatatgcaaaaaataaaatgggaaacaaACATTTCGTCATGGTGAGGAGAAAAACTATCCTAGAAGGAGgttaaaaaatcttttgaatcCATATATTTCAGCCTCAATgattattctgtgtgtgtgtgtggcggggggAGGGGTTAATGGGAACATAGGCTTGTGCGCCACAAACTGTGTCCTCATCGGGCCACTAACAAGCTTCTGTTAGCCAGAAAAGTATATGGAATATGATGTGTCCAATCCTTTGGGCAgagatgctttaaaaaataataacggggggggaggggagaggaggggacgATTTTAATGACCAAGAGAAAATTTTGACCATACCAAATGtgaaaattatgatttttttcaaatcaaTTACATTAGTTTTCCCTAGAGATAAAAAAGGAGGGGTGCCCTCCCCATCAGGAGGGCAGTTCCACGCGAAGTGCAGCTGGGGAGGGTGGTGAAGAGGCCATGCCCTTTGCAAACGACTTACAACTGAATCTCACAACCTGAATGAAGCTTCAGGAAAGGGCTACTGCATCTTCAAGCCAGACAAGAAGCCCTgaaggggagaggaaaggggagtgAAGAGGGAGGGGGGTAGGCTGGGAAACAAGAAATCATCTCCTCTGACCTCTAGCGAAGTGCCAGGTTTTTTCTTTAGCTCTTCACATTTTCTAAATTTGCAGATCTGGTGTCCCGTTTTGCGGTTCCTGCAACTGCTGCAGACGCCACAGTTGATGAGCCTCTTGCAGGGCACGCAGACCCCAcaccttttcctcttcttcttggCCGGGTTGGCTCCGCCAGCGCCCCCCgaggaggacgaggaggaggaggaatgattCTGCGGGCAGTCTGCCAGATTGGCAATTTGAAACGCACTGTCTGTGACGGCTGCTGAGGCTGCTGCGGGGGAGTGAAGGGCTGTCATGACGATGACCCCTGGAGGTAATGAGATGCCCCCTAAAGCTGGGATAGCGGAAAAAGTCCCCACGCGCTCGGGGAGATTCATTATCTCTGCTTCAGCAGCGCCGCATTTGAGCTTGTTCATGCATTCCCCCGCCAAAGGTCTGCAGTGTTCGGGGGATAAGGTGGAGAGGAAATTAGTATTTGCCATTTGCAACGACGGCTCTGGCGGGCAGCCAGCTTTCCCCAGCCTCTGGGAGTCGTTTCGGTGGTGCATGCTGgtcctgccgccgccgccgccgccgccg
This sequence is a window from Manis pentadactyla isolate mManPen7 chromosome 5, mManPen7.hap1, whole genome shotgun sequence. Protein-coding genes within it:
- the CXXC4 gene encoding CXXC-type zinc finger protein 4 isoform X2; the encoded protein is MNTNVCVEPGPSPEAPGLPKESHLPEGALNSLVDYNSEMERYRSFATSFYKTNGGAFPQAAKIARITTPIFPSSAAAAAAAARIGMSPWNCDNAATAAAATAMLWGSGGGGSGGGGGGGGGSGGGGGGGRKSSAAAASSSTSSAILPAGGGGGGGGGRTSMHHRNDSQRLGKAGCPPEPSLQMANTNFLSTLSPEHCRPLAGECMNKLKCGAAEAEIMNLPERVGTFSAIPALGGISLPPGVIVMTALHSPAAASAAVTDSAFQIANLADCPQNHSSSSSSSSGGAGGANPAKKKRKRCGVCVPCKRLINCGVCSSCRNRKTGHQICKFRKCEELKKKPGTSLERTPVPSAEAFRWFF
- the CXXC4 gene encoding CXXC-type zinc finger protein 4 isoform X1 — protein: MNTNVCVEPGPSPEAPGLPKESHLPEGALNSLVDYNSEMERYRSFATSFYKTNGGAFPQAAKIARITTPIFPSSAAAAAAAARIGMSPWNCDNAATAAAATAMLWGSGGGGSGGGGGGGGGSGGGGGGGRKSSAAAASSSTSSAILPAGGGGGGGGGRTSMHHRNDSQRLGKAGCPPEPSLQMANTNFLSTLSPEHCRPLAGECMNKLKCGAAEAEIMNLPERVGTFSAIPALGGISLPPGVIVMTALHSPAAASAAVTDSAFQIANLADCPQNHSSSSSSSSGGAGGANPAKKKRKRCGVCVPCKRLINCGVCSSCRNRKTGHQICKFRKCEELKKKPGTSLEVRGDDFLFPSLPPSLFTPLSSPLQGFLSGLKMQ